A genomic window from Streptomyces broussonetiae includes:
- a CDS encoding acyl-CoA carboxylase subunit beta, which translates to MTILTSALDPGGPDYRAHRESMLAKLAELDAEHAKALAGGGEKYVQRHRKRGKLLARERIELLLDPDTPFLELSPLAAWGSDYTVGASLVTGIGVVEGVECLITANDPTVRGGASNPWSLKKALRANDIALANRLPCISLVESGGADLPSQKEIFIPGGAIFRDLTRLSAAGIPTVAVVFGNSTAGGAYVPGMSDHVIMVKERAKVFLGGPPLVKMATGEESDDESLGGAEMHARVSGLADYFAVDEADALRQARRVVARLNHRKAYPDPGPAEPPKYDQDELLGIVPGDLRTPFDPREVIARIVDGSDFDEFKPLYGTSLVTGWAALHGYPVGVLANAQGVLFSAESQKAAQFIQLANQRDIPLLFLHNTTGYMVGKEYEQGGIIKHGAMMINAVSNSRVPHLSVLMGASYGAGHYGMCGRAYDPRFLFAWPSAKSAVMGPQQLAGVLSIVARQSAAAKGAPYDEDADAALRAMVEQQIESESLPMFLSGRLYDDGVIDPRDTRTVLGLCLSALHTAPYEGARGGFGVFRM; encoded by the coding sequence GTGACCATCCTGACCTCGGCCCTGGACCCGGGCGGCCCGGACTACCGTGCCCACCGCGAGAGCATGCTCGCCAAGCTCGCCGAACTCGACGCCGAACACGCCAAGGCACTCGCGGGCGGTGGTGAGAAGTATGTCCAACGGCATCGAAAGCGGGGCAAGTTGCTCGCCCGGGAGCGGATCGAGCTGCTGCTCGACCCCGACACGCCCTTCCTGGAGCTGTCCCCGCTCGCCGCCTGGGGCAGCGACTACACGGTCGGCGCCTCGCTCGTCACCGGGATCGGCGTGGTCGAGGGCGTGGAGTGCCTGATCACCGCCAACGACCCGACCGTGCGCGGCGGCGCGAGCAACCCGTGGAGCCTGAAGAAGGCCCTGCGTGCCAATGACATCGCGCTCGCCAACCGGCTGCCCTGCATCAGCCTGGTGGAGTCGGGCGGCGCGGATCTGCCGTCCCAGAAGGAGATCTTCATCCCGGGCGGCGCCATCTTCCGCGACCTCACCCGGCTGTCCGCCGCCGGCATCCCCACCGTCGCGGTCGTCTTCGGCAACTCCACCGCCGGCGGCGCCTACGTCCCCGGCATGTCCGACCACGTGATCATGGTCAAGGAGCGGGCCAAGGTCTTCCTCGGCGGGCCGCCGCTGGTGAAGATGGCGACCGGCGAGGAGAGCGACGACGAGTCCCTGGGCGGCGCGGAGATGCACGCGCGCGTGTCGGGCCTCGCCGACTACTTCGCCGTGGACGAGGCGGACGCCCTGCGCCAGGCGCGCCGGGTGGTGGCCCGGCTCAACCACCGCAAGGCGTACCCGGATCCGGGGCCCGCCGAGCCGCCCAAGTACGACCAGGACGAACTGCTGGGTATCGTCCCCGGCGACCTCAGGACCCCCTTCGACCCGCGCGAGGTCATTGCCCGCATCGTCGACGGCTCGGACTTCGACGAGTTCAAGCCGCTGTACGGGACCAGCCTGGTGACCGGCTGGGCGGCCCTGCACGGCTATCCGGTGGGCGTTCTCGCCAACGCCCAGGGCGTCCTGTTCAGTGCCGAGTCGCAGAAGGCCGCCCAGTTCATCCAGCTCGCCAACCAGCGCGACATCCCGCTGCTGTTCCTGCACAACACCACCGGCTACATGGTCGGCAAGGAGTACGAACAGGGCGGGATCATCAAGCACGGCGCCATGATGATCAACGCGGTGAGCAACAGCCGGGTCCCGCACCTGTCGGTGCTGATGGGCGCGTCGTACGGAGCCGGCCACTACGGGATGTGCGGGCGGGCCTACGACCCGCGCTTCCTGTTCGCCTGGCCCAGCGCCAAGTCGGCCGTCATGGGCCCGCAGCAGCTCGCCGGCGTGCTGTCCATCGTCGCCCGGCAGTCGGCGGCGGCCAAGGGAGCGCCGTACGACGAGGACGCGGACGCCGCGCTGCGCGCGATGGTGGAGCAGCAGATCGAGTCCGAGTCGCTGCCGATGTTCCTGTCCGGGCGGCTGTACGACGACGGCGTCATCGACCCGCGGGACACCCGCACCGTCCTCGGCCTGTGCCTGTCGGCCCTCCACACCGCCCCCTACGAGGGTGCGCGCGGCGGCTTCGGCGTCTTCCGGATGTGA
- a CDS encoding acetyl/propionyl/methylcrotonyl-CoA carboxylase subunit alpha: MISTLLVANRGEIACRIFRTCREQGIRTVAVHSDADADALHARVADTAVRLPGAAPAETYLRGDLIVKAALAAGADAVHPGYGFLSENPDFARAVRDAGLTWIGPSPEAIEAMASKTRAKELMGIASLAESDVTEARLPVLVKAAAGGGGRGMRIVRRMEDLSAALEGARAEATSAFGDGEVFVEPYLEHGRHVEVQILADTHGTVWPLGTRDCSLQRRHQKVVEEAPAPGISEGLAEELRTLAVRAARSVSYVGAGTVEFLVADGRAHFLEMNTRLQVEHPVTEAVFGIDLVAEQLRVAEGHALEKEPPRARGHAIEARLYAEDPARDWAPQTGTLHRLAVPAGVRLDTGYTDGDTIGVHYDPMIAKVVAHAPTRAQALRRLAGALERAELHGPVTNRDLLVRSLRHEEFTTARMDTGFYTRHLTALTAPAPDPYAPLAAALADAHGRSRFGGWRNLPAQPQVKRYEVAGQEHEVRYRCTRDGLAADGVRVVHADAHTVVLEVDGVRRRFEVFAYGDEIHVNTTRLTALPRFPDPAAQLAPGSLVAPMPGTVVRIAEGLEEGVPVAAGQPLIWLEAMKMQHRITAPAAGTLTALPVCAGQQVQPGTLLAVVEELSS; the protein is encoded by the coding sequence GTGATTTCGACTCTGCTCGTCGCCAACCGGGGCGAGATCGCCTGCCGGATCTTCCGCACCTGCCGTGAGCAGGGAATCCGGACGGTGGCCGTGCACTCGGACGCGGACGCAGACGCGCTGCACGCGCGCGTGGCCGACACGGCGGTGCGGCTGCCGGGGGCCGCGCCCGCCGAGACGTATCTGCGCGGCGACCTGATCGTGAAGGCGGCGCTGGCGGCCGGCGCGGACGCCGTGCACCCCGGTTACGGCTTCCTCTCCGAGAACCCCGATTTCGCCCGCGCCGTCCGCGACGCCGGCCTGACCTGGATCGGGCCGTCTCCCGAGGCCATCGAGGCGATGGCGTCCAAGACACGGGCGAAGGAACTGATGGGGATCGCGTCCCTCGCCGAGTCCGACGTCACCGAGGCCCGCCTGCCGGTCCTGGTGAAGGCGGCCGCCGGGGGTGGCGGGCGCGGGATGCGCATCGTGCGCCGCATGGAGGATCTGAGCGCCGCGCTGGAGGGCGCGCGCGCCGAGGCCACGAGTGCCTTCGGGGACGGCGAGGTCTTCGTCGAGCCGTACCTGGAGCACGGCCGCCATGTCGAGGTGCAGATCCTCGCCGACACCCACGGCACCGTCTGGCCGCTCGGCACCCGCGACTGCTCTCTGCAGCGCCGCCACCAGAAGGTCGTCGAGGAGGCGCCGGCGCCCGGGATCTCCGAGGGGCTCGCGGAGGAGTTGCGCACGCTGGCCGTACGCGCCGCTCGCTCCGTCTCGTACGTCGGCGCCGGCACCGTCGAGTTCCTCGTCGCCGACGGCCGTGCGCACTTCCTGGAGATGAACACCCGCCTCCAGGTCGAACATCCCGTCACGGAGGCCGTGTTCGGCATCGACCTGGTCGCCGAACAGCTCCGTGTCGCCGAGGGGCACGCACTCGAGAAGGAGCCTCCACGCGCGCGTGGCCACGCCATCGAGGCCCGCCTGTACGCCGAGGACCCCGCCCGCGACTGGGCCCCGCAGACCGGCACCCTGCACCGGCTCGCCGTACCGGCCGGCGTCCGCCTGGACACCGGCTACACCGACGGCGACACCATCGGCGTCCACTACGACCCCATGATCGCCAAGGTCGTCGCCCACGCCCCCACACGCGCGCAGGCGCTGCGCCGGCTCGCCGGCGCGCTGGAACGGGCGGAACTCCACGGCCCGGTCACCAACCGCGACCTGCTCGTACGCTCCCTGCGCCACGAGGAGTTCACGACGGCCCGGATGGACACCGGCTTCTACACCCGTCACCTCACCGCCCTCACCGCGCCGGCCCCCGACCCCTACGCCCCGCTCGCCGCCGCGCTGGCCGACGCCCACGGCCGCTCCCGCTTCGGCGGCTGGCGCAACCTGCCCGCGCAGCCGCAGGTCAAGCGGTACGAGGTGGCGGGGCAGGAGCACGAGGTCCGCTACCGGTGCACCCGGGACGGCCTGGCGGCCGACGGGGTGCGGGTCGTGCACGCGGACGCGCACACGGTCGTACTCGAGGTGGACGGCGTACGGCGCAGGTTCGAGGTCTTCGCGTACGGCGACGAGATCCACGTCAACACCACCCGTCTCACCGCCCTGCCCCGCTTCCCCGACCCGGCCGCCCAGCTGGCCCCGGGTTCCCTGGTGGCCCCGATGCCGGGCACGGTCGTCCGGATCGCCGAGGGACTGGAGGAGGGGGTGCCCGTGGCGGCGGGCCAGCCCCTGATCTGGCTGGAGGCGATGAAGATGCAGCACCGGATCACGGCACCGGCGGCGGGCACGCTCACCGCTCTCCCGGTCTGTGCCGGACAGCAAGTGCAGCCAGGAACGTTGCTGGC
- a CDS encoding EamA family transporter gives MTAAPRTSDASGTSTPNPVAPPGVPRRLGSLGPVGLVLAGGISVQFGGALAVTLMPRAGALGVVTLRLIAAAVVLLVVCRPRLRGHSRADWGTVIAFGIAMGAMNGLFYEAVARIPLGPAVTLEVLGPLALSVLASRRAINAVWAGLALLGVFLLGGGGFSTLDPTGVGLALGAGAMWAMYILFSARTGRRFPQADGLALAMAVAALLFLPLGIVSAGTRLLNPTTLALGSAVALLSSVLPYTLELLALRRLPASTFAILMSLEPATAATAGFLILGQSLSATEAAAIALVIAASIGAVRTQVGRGRARVEQAPAAAEPTPEA, from the coding sequence GTGACCGCCGCCCCCCGCACCTCCGACGCCTCCGGCACCAGCACACCGAACCCGGTCGCCCCGCCCGGAGTCCCACGCCGCCTCGGCTCGCTCGGCCCGGTCGGCCTGGTGCTGGCCGGCGGCATCTCGGTCCAGTTCGGCGGCGCCCTCGCCGTGACCCTGATGCCGAGGGCGGGCGCGCTGGGCGTCGTCACCCTGCGCCTGATCGCGGCGGCGGTCGTCCTCCTCGTGGTCTGCCGCCCCCGGCTGCGCGGCCACTCGCGCGCCGACTGGGGCACGGTGATCGCGTTCGGCATCGCCATGGGCGCGATGAACGGCCTCTTCTACGAAGCGGTCGCCCGTATCCCGCTGGGCCCGGCGGTCACCCTCGAGGTTCTCGGCCCGCTGGCCCTGTCCGTCCTGGCCTCCCGCCGTGCGATCAACGCCGTGTGGGCGGGCCTGGCCCTGCTCGGCGTGTTCCTGCTGGGCGGCGGAGGCTTCAGCACCCTGGACCCCACAGGTGTCGGACTGGCCCTGGGCGCCGGCGCCATGTGGGCGATGTACATACTCTTCAGCGCCCGTACGGGCCGCCGCTTTCCCCAGGCGGACGGCCTGGCCCTCGCCATGGCGGTGGCGGCGCTGCTGTTCCTCCCCCTGGGCATCGTCTCGGCAGGCACCCGTCTGCTGAACCCCACCACCCTCGCCCTCGGCTCGGCGGTGGCCCTGCTCTCCTCGGTCCTGCCCTACACCCTCGAACTGCTGGCCCTGCGCCGCCTCCCCGCCTCCACCTTCGCGATCCTCATGAGCCTGGAACCGGCGACCGCGGCGACGGCCGGCTTCCTCATCCTCGGCCAGTCCCTCTCCGCCACGGAGGCGGCCGCGATCGCCCTGGTCATCGCGGCGAGCATCGGCGCCGTCCGCACCCAGGTGGGCCGGGGCAGGGCCCGCGTGGAGCAGGCACCGGCCGCTGCGGAGCCCACACCGGAGGCCTGA
- a CDS encoding NAD-dependent malic enzyme → MSDARGATLGPVKIAARGRAVLADPRINRGTAFTEAERRALDLVGLVPPHVLTQEEQVARAYTQYREQPSDLAKNVNLSALHDRNETLFYRLVGDHLEEMLPIVYTPTVGTAIRRYSNEYRRPRGVYLSVDAPGDIERSLRASGLGADDVDLIVATDGEGILGIGDWGVGGIDISVGKLAVYTAAAGIDPRRTLPVMLDVGTNRQELLDNPLYLGNRHPRADRAAYDAFIDAYVTTATRLFPGALLHWEDFGTANARRILNRYRDQVCTFNDDIQGTGAVNLAAVLSGVRATGVPLREHRIVVFGAGTAGIGVADQLRDALVAEGLSVAEANARFWCVDRYGLLTTDQNDQLHDFQRPYARRTDETSDWRRDENLPGIPLDEVVRQARPTILIGTSGQGGAFTEEIVRAMAAHTERPIILPMSNPTDLAEATPADLLDWTDGKALVATGSPFAPVERDGTTYEIGQANNALVFPGLGLGTIVARASRITDGMLRAAADAVARRTGETGETGDAGGADGAGGTDGAGGTGSTSAARQDASLLPPVRDLRATSEAVAVAVVRAAVAEGVARADVGDAAQAVRAARWEPVYPPVEVV, encoded by the coding sequence ATGAGTGACGCTCGCGGTGCCACCCTCGGTCCCGTGAAGATCGCGGCGCGCGGCCGGGCCGTGCTCGCCGATCCCCGGATCAACCGGGGCACGGCGTTCACCGAGGCCGAACGCCGCGCGCTGGACCTGGTCGGGCTGGTACCGCCCCACGTGCTCACGCAGGAGGAGCAGGTGGCGCGCGCCTACACCCAGTACCGCGAACAGCCCAGCGACCTGGCCAAGAACGTGAACCTGAGCGCGCTGCACGACCGCAACGAGACGCTGTTCTACCGGCTCGTCGGCGATCACCTCGAAGAGATGCTGCCCATCGTCTACACCCCCACGGTGGGCACGGCCATCCGTCGCTACAGCAACGAGTACCGCCGCCCGCGCGGCGTCTACCTCTCCGTGGACGCCCCCGGCGACATCGAGCGCTCCCTGCGTGCGAGCGGCCTGGGAGCCGACGACGTCGACCTGATCGTGGCCACCGACGGCGAGGGCATCCTCGGCATCGGTGACTGGGGCGTCGGCGGCATCGACATCTCCGTCGGCAAGCTCGCCGTCTACACGGCCGCGGCCGGCATCGACCCGCGGCGCACCCTGCCGGTCATGCTCGACGTCGGCACCAACCGCCAGGAACTGCTCGACAACCCCCTCTACCTCGGCAACCGGCACCCCCGCGCCGACCGTGCGGCCTACGACGCCTTCATCGACGCCTACGTCACCACCGCCACCCGGCTCTTCCCGGGCGCCCTGCTGCACTGGGAGGACTTCGGCACCGCCAACGCCCGCCGCATCCTGAACCGTTACCGCGACCAGGTGTGCACCTTCAACGACGACATCCAGGGCACCGGCGCCGTCAACCTGGCCGCCGTCCTCTCCGGTGTCCGGGCGACGGGCGTGCCGCTGCGCGAGCACCGGATCGTCGTCTTCGGCGCGGGCACGGCCGGCATCGGCGTCGCCGACCAGCTCCGGGACGCCCTCGTCGCCGAGGGGCTGTCCGTGGCGGAGGCCAACGCCCGCTTCTGGTGCGTCGACCGGTACGGACTGCTCACCACCGACCAGAACGACCAGCTCCACGACTTCCAGAGGCCGTACGCCCGGCGGACGGACGAGACCTCCGACTGGCGGCGCGACGAGAACCTGCCCGGCATTCCGCTCGACGAGGTCGTCCGGCAGGCGCGGCCGACGATCCTCATCGGCACCTCGGGGCAGGGCGGCGCCTTCACCGAGGAGATCGTCCGCGCCATGGCGGCGCACACCGAGCGGCCGATCATCCTGCCCATGTCCAACCCCACCGACCTCGCCGAGGCCACCCCCGCCGACCTGCTCGACTGGACGGACGGGAAGGCCCTGGTGGCGACCGGCAGCCCCTTCGCGCCCGTCGAGCGGGACGGGACGACGTACGAGATCGGCCAGGCCAACAACGCCCTGGTCTTCCCGGGCCTCGGCCTCGGCACGATCGTCGCGCGCGCCTCCCGGATCACCGACGGCATGCTCCGTGCGGCGGCGGACGCGGTGGCCCGTCGCACGGGCGAAACGGGCGAAACGGGCGACGCAGGGGGTGCGGATGGCGCGGGGGGCACGGATGGCGCGGGCGGCACGGGCAGCACGTCCGCCGCCCGCCAGGACGCCTCCCTCCTTCCTCCCGTCCGCGACCTGCGCGCCACCTCGGAGGCGGTCGCCGTGGCCGTGGTCCGCGCGGCGGTGGCGGAGGGCGTGGCGCGGGCCGACGTCGGCGATGCCGCACAGGCGGTCCGGGCCGCCCGGTGGGAGCCGGTGTATCCGCCGGTGGAAGTGGTCTGA
- a CDS encoding TIGR03084 family metal-binding protein, which produces MADPTPVIDDLRAESEELDLLVAELSAQQWKLASPAPGWTVAHQIAHLTWTDRSALLAVTDADAFQELVGKALGAPDSFVDEGAQEGARLAPAELLRTWRAGREALEQALRAAPSGARFPWYGPPMSAASMATARLMETWAHGLDVADALAVVRAPTDRLRHVVRLGVRTRDFAHTVHGLTPPAEEFRIELTSPEGDMWAYGPKDALQRVMGPALDFCLLVTQRAHRADLALTAVGPDADRWLDIAQAFAGPPGTGRPPRGAER; this is translated from the coding sequence ATGGCCGACCCGACGCCCGTCATCGACGACCTGCGTGCCGAGAGCGAGGAACTCGACCTGCTCGTGGCCGAGTTGAGTGCACAGCAGTGGAAACTTGCTTCTCCCGCGCCCGGCTGGACCGTCGCCCACCAGATCGCGCACCTCACCTGGACCGACCGCTCGGCCCTGCTCGCCGTCACCGACGCGGATGCCTTCCAGGAGCTGGTCGGCAAGGCGCTCGGCGCCCCCGACTCGTTCGTGGACGAGGGTGCGCAGGAGGGTGCCCGGCTCGCGCCCGCCGAGCTGCTGCGGACGTGGCGTGCGGGACGCGAGGCCCTCGAGCAGGCCCTGCGCGCCGCGCCATCGGGCGCCCGCTTTCCCTGGTACGGCCCGCCCATGTCCGCCGCATCCATGGCCACCGCCCGGCTCATGGAGACCTGGGCCCACGGCCTGGACGTCGCCGACGCCCTGGCTGTGGTGCGCGCACCCACCGACCGGCTCAGGCATGTGGTCCGGCTGGGGGTCCGCACGCGGGACTTCGCCCATACCGTCCATGGACTCACACCACCCGCCGAGGAGTTCCGCATCGAACTCACCTCGCCCGAGGGTGACATGTGGGCGTACGGCCCCAAGGACGCGCTCCAGCGCGTCATGGGACCCGCCCTCGACTTCTGCCTCCTGGTCACCCAGCGCGCCCACCGCGCCGACCTCGCCCTGACCGCCGTCGGGCCGGACGCCGACCGCTGGCTCGACATCGCTCAGGCCTTCGCGGGCCCGCCCGGCACCGGCCGCCCGCCCAGGGGAGCCGAGCGGTGA
- a CDS encoding acyclic terpene utilization AtuA family protein, translating to MNVLRIGNFSGFYGDRASALREMLTGGELDVLTGDYLAELTMLILARDRLKDPGAGYARTFLRQLEDCLGLAHERGVKIVTNAGGLNPAGLAHAVRESAARLGIPVRVAHVEGDDLTSELPRVLGSARDAGTPVGTLAAHAYLGGFGIAECLRAGADVVVTGRVTDAALVTGPAAAHFGWGPGEYDRLAGAVVAGHVLECGTQATGGNYAFFGEGDVRRPGFPLAEIRADGSSVVTKHPGTGGLVDIGTVTAQLLYETGGGRYAGPDVTARLDTVRLSQDGPDRVRIEGVRGEAPPPTLKVGLNRLGGFRGEVVFVLTGLDIEAKAALVREQMADALAKSSPDEVRWELVRSDRGDADTEETASALLRLVVRDADERLVGRALGGAAVELALASYPGFHVLAPPGKGSPYGVFEDVYVPHGAVEHRAVLHDGRREPVPPPPEVRPLDAVPEPALPEPYPPGPTRRAPLGLVAGARSGDKGGNANVGVWARSDDGWRWLAHELTVERFRRLIPESRDLPVIRHLLPNLRAVNFVVEGILGAGVAAQARFDPQAKALGEWLRSRHLDIPEALL from the coding sequence GTGAACGTCCTGCGCATCGGCAACTTCTCCGGCTTCTACGGCGATCGTGCGAGCGCCCTGCGCGAGATGCTCACCGGCGGTGAACTCGACGTCCTCACCGGCGACTACCTCGCCGAACTCACCATGCTGATCCTCGCCCGCGACCGGCTGAAGGACCCCGGCGCCGGATACGCCCGCACCTTCCTGCGCCAGCTGGAGGACTGTCTGGGTCTCGCCCACGAACGCGGCGTCAAGATCGTCACCAACGCGGGCGGCCTCAATCCGGCCGGACTCGCGCACGCAGTACGGGAGTCGGCGGCACGGCTCGGCATACCCGTCCGCGTCGCACACGTCGAGGGCGACGACCTCACCTCCGAGCTGCCCCGAGTTCTCGGCTCCGCCCGGGACGCGGGGACCCCCGTCGGCACCCTCGCCGCCCACGCCTACCTCGGCGGCTTCGGGATCGCCGAGTGTCTGCGGGCCGGTGCGGACGTCGTCGTCACCGGACGGGTGACGGACGCGGCCCTCGTCACCGGGCCCGCCGCCGCCCACTTCGGCTGGGGCCCCGGGGAGTACGACCGGCTCGCGGGCGCCGTCGTCGCCGGGCATGTGCTGGAATGCGGCACGCAGGCCACCGGCGGCAACTACGCCTTCTTCGGGGAGGGGGATGTACGCAGGCCCGGTTTCCCGCTCGCCGAGATCCGCGCCGACGGCAGCAGCGTCGTCACCAAGCACCCCGGCACCGGCGGCCTGGTCGACATCGGCACGGTCACCGCCCAGCTGCTGTACGAGACCGGCGGCGGCCGGTACGCCGGGCCCGACGTCACCGCCCGGCTGGACACCGTGCGGCTGAGCCAGGACGGGCCGGACCGGGTGCGGATCGAGGGCGTGCGCGGCGAGGCGCCGCCGCCGACGCTGAAGGTCGGACTCAACCGGCTCGGCGGCTTCCGGGGCGAGGTCGTCTTCGTCCTGACCGGGCTCGACATCGAGGCCAAGGCTGCCCTGGTGCGCGAGCAGATGGCCGATGCGCTGGCCAAGTCGTCGCCTGACGAGGTCCGTTGGGAGCTGGTGCGCAGCGACCGGGGCGACGCCGACACCGAGGAGACGGCGAGTGCCCTGCTGCGGCTCGTCGTGCGGGACGCGGACGAGCGGCTCGTCGGGCGGGCGCTGGGCGGGGCCGCCGTGGAGCTGGCGCTGGCCAGCTACCCGGGATTCCATGTGCTCGCCCCACCCGGAAAGGGCTCTCCGTATGGGGTCTTCGAGGATGTGTACGTCCCCCATGGTGCCGTGGAACACAGAGCGGTCCTCCATGACGGACGCCGGGAGCCGGTGCCCCCGCCTCCGGAGGTACGGCCCCTGGACGCCGTACCGGAACCGGCCCTGCCCGAGCCCTACCCGCCCGGGCCGACCCGGCGTGCGCCCCTCGGGCTGGTCGCCGGGGCACGCAGTGGGGACAAGGGCGGCAACGCCAACGTGGGCGTGTGGGCCCGCAGCGACGACGGCTGGCGGTGGCTCGCGCACGAGCTGACCGTCGAAAGGTTCCGCCGGCTGATCCCCGAGAGCCGGGACCTGCCCGTCATCCGGCATCTGCTGCCGAACCTCCGCGCGGTCAACTTCGTCGTCGAAGGCATCCTCGGCGCGGGCGTCGCCGCGCAGGCCCGCTTCGACCCGCAGGCCAAAGCGCTCGGCGAATGGCTGCGCTCCCGCCACCTGGACATCCCGGAGGCCCTCCTGTGA